In Methanosarcina siciliae T4/M, one genomic interval encodes:
- a CDS encoding zinc ribbon domain-containing protein — protein sequence MSKDINFVCPKCGNNSYVLGEIRTTGGFISKVLDIQNKKFTHITCKRCKYTEFYQADSGMLGNIFDLFT from the coding sequence ATGAGCAAAGATATTAATTTCGTCTGTCCAAAATGCGGAAACAACTCCTACGTTCTCGGTGAGATCCGCACAACAGGCGGTTTCATAAGTAAAGTCCTCGACATCCAGAACAAAAAATTCACTCACATCACCTGCAAACGCTGCAAATACACCGAATTCTACCAGGCAGACAGCGGTATGCTGGGAAACATTTTCGACCTGTTCACCTGA
- a CDS encoding tetratricopeptide repeat protein codes for MSGSLRDLAIGHLNKTISLMQKGQNKEALEELEKAEEAAKQAKANDILIHTINIRGQLLLSLGALDEVLRICGFASNFFADILLKDPEDEFFQQSLQMNLNNIFTVGYFYQNAGRFPQAKNAYETGLGISLKLLQSSPQDEFLQNYTGTMLNNLGTLLSDMGRIEDAKNRYEKALEIYTEPMQYLTIGRKAESIIRLIELNTEQAEKETNPYNQMKCLREAFQICKEQQEFFIKYERKHERKLVTEAGLSAYIDFLMKNVRLENNSEKRAKEYEKALQAIEKLKEMEEDETILKLCSSTACYLRGRKLVNEALASRQPELELLRQAVEQFQNAKETYEKANVCFCVYIGLLKILEDVNELEEVNVPKLKELVKKVLETLPEDVNPSIRVSFENIPQIFEEKDKLTRKELLKKLDERVSAIEYKALENFFGHIHEKIKDYFEEPFSLNLIYENWKLEVIFDDPEKVKGKLTIKTVNRILFNRALSKEEIEKHLLEIDYLKIGYFPKGEDEITFTTPGQKKPVLRPIDYFESVGRGNKTRIFQCDCCNGVCVDRDLKLAAVQLKYNAYGENSVVKLTTDDAYRQKVMTILDAVKDEADIVVFPEFSIPFEYLEEIQKFADENEVIVVAGSHYVTEGKLGEYGKIFSREFEEEDLRKNISPVVIPSSKIVHNEKLLGAREEREIYFKEGMKAGKINHIFKLRDDLRVGLMICYEYLNADLRNHLIPACDVIVVPQTNPSPKRFYETAKNDINNPPCSGNRAYIMANGIFTLEKNEETLGGSTGIVSTLDKSTYGQQNEGIIEPVDEVMEQFILLASISKDFNPAKDTQVGQIPIKTKLIHIFEKNEIFSCSEDKGKQFIQLLETIAECKDRNELREIFNSEENKATIKIFSPLMHKHIQNLEELTLDEMKKKCCCILILAE; via the coding sequence ATGTCCGGGAGTTTGAGAGATTTAGCGATAGGCCACCTCAATAAGACCATATCCTTGATGCAGAAAGGACAAAACAAAGAAGCTTTAGAAGAACTTGAAAAAGCCGAAGAAGCCGCAAAGCAAGCGAAAGCAAACGACATTCTCATCCATACCATAAATATAAGGGGACAGTTGCTGCTATCCCTCGGCGCTCTCGATGAAGTCCTGAGAATCTGCGGATTTGCTTCAAACTTTTTTGCAGACATCCTTTTAAAAGACCCTGAAGACGAATTTTTCCAGCAAAGCCTTCAGATGAACCTGAACAATATCTTCACTGTCGGCTACTTTTACCAGAACGCAGGAAGATTTCCTCAAGCAAAAAATGCCTACGAAACCGGACTTGGTATCTCTCTAAAACTTCTGCAATCATCCCCTCAAGATGAATTTTTACAAAACTATACCGGAACGATGCTCAACAATTTAGGAACCTTGCTTTCTGATATGGGGCGCATTGAAGACGCGAAAAACAGGTACGAAAAAGCACTAGAGATTTACACGGAACCCATGCAATACCTGACTATAGGCAGGAAGGCAGAGTCGATAATCAGGCTTATTGAGTTAAATACAGAACAGGCGGAAAAGGAAACTAATCCCTACAATCAGATGAAGTGCCTGAGAGAAGCATTTCAAATATGCAAAGAACAGCAGGAGTTTTTTATCAAATATGAGCGAAAGCACGAAAGAAAACTGGTTACAGAAGCCGGGCTGAGTGCATATATCGATTTTTTGATGAAAAATGTGAGGCTTGAAAATAATTCAGAGAAGAGAGCGAAGGAATATGAAAAAGCCCTTCAGGCGATTGAGAAGCTGAAGGAAATGGAAGAGGATGAAACAATTTTAAAATTGTGTTCTTCTACCGCCTGCTACCTCAGAGGAAGAAAACTTGTGAATGAAGCTCTTGCTTCCAGACAGCCTGAACTGGAACTTCTCAGGCAGGCTGTGGAGCAGTTCCAGAACGCAAAAGAAACCTATGAAAAGGCAAATGTGTGCTTCTGCGTATATATCGGGCTGCTTAAGATCCTGGAAGATGTAAATGAACTTGAAGAAGTAAATGTTCCAAAACTGAAAGAACTGGTTAAGAAGGTTCTTGAAACTCTTCCTGAAGATGTTAACCCCAGCATAAGGGTTTCTTTTGAGAATATCCCTCAGATATTTGAAGAAAAAGACAAATTGACACGCAAAGAGCTCCTGAAAAAACTTGATGAAAGAGTCAGTGCAATAGAATACAAGGCACTGGAGAACTTCTTCGGGCATATTCATGAGAAGATAAAAGATTATTTTGAAGAACCTTTCAGCCTAAACTTAATTTATGAAAACTGGAAGCTGGAGGTAATATTTGATGACCCCGAGAAAGTGAAAGGGAAATTGACGATTAAAACCGTTAACAGGATTTTATTCAACAGGGCTCTCAGCAAAGAAGAAATCGAAAAACACCTGCTTGAAATTGATTACCTCAAGATTGGCTACTTCCCGAAGGGAGAAGATGAAATCACTTTCACAACTCCGGGACAGAAAAAACCTGTTTTAAGGCCAATTGACTATTTTGAAAGCGTCGGAAGAGGCAACAAAACCAGAATATTCCAGTGTGATTGCTGCAATGGAGTTTGCGTTGATAGAGATTTGAAGCTCGCAGCTGTTCAGTTAAAGTATAATGCTTATGGAGAAAACTCCGTTGTGAAACTCACAACCGACGATGCCTATCGTCAAAAGGTTATGACGATTCTGGATGCTGTGAAAGATGAAGCGGATATTGTGGTTTTCCCGGAATTCTCCATTCCTTTTGAGTACCTTGAAGAGATTCAGAAATTTGCAGATGAAAATGAGGTTATTGTTGTTGCGGGAAGCCATTATGTGACGGAAGGAAAGCTTGGAGAGTACGGAAAAATATTCAGCCGAGAGTTTGAAGAAGAAGACTTGAGGAAGAATATCTCCCCTGTTGTAATTCCTTCTTCAAAAATAGTACATAACGAAAAGTTGCTTGGAGCGCGAGAAGAGCGTGAAATCTATTTTAAGGAAGGAATGAAAGCCGGGAAAATAAATCACATTTTCAAACTTCGGGACGACCTCCGCGTAGGATTAATGATTTGTTACGAATATCTGAACGCCGATTTAAGAAATCACCTGATTCCTGCCTGTGACGTGATTGTAGTACCTCAGACAAACCCGAGTCCGAAAAGATTCTATGAAACAGCGAAAAACGACATAAACAACCCTCCATGTTCAGGAAACAGAGCATACATAATGGCAAACGGCATATTCACTCTTGAAAAGAATGAGGAAACTCTCGGAGGGTCTACAGGAATCGTTTCAACACTTGACAAGTCCACTTACGGGCAACAGAATGAAGGGATCATAGAACCTGTTGATGAGGTCATGGAACAGTTTATCCTGCTTGCATCAATCAGTAAAGACTTCAATCCTGCAAAGGATACACAGGTGGGGCAGATTCCAATAAAGACAAAACTCATTCACATATTTGAGAAAAACGAAATTTTCAGCTGTTCAGAGGATAAAGGAAAACAGTTCATTCAACTGCTTGAGACAATAGCAGAGTGTAAGGACCGAAATGAGCTAAGAGAAATATTCAACAGCGAAGAAAATAAAGCAACAATAAAGATATTCTCACCGCTCATGCACAAACACATTCAAAACTTGGAAGAGCTTACCCTCGACGAAATGAAGAAAAAATGCTGTTGTATTCTGATCCTTGCAGAATAA
- a CDS encoding DUF2225 domain-containing protein, which translates to MSETPEKLREEAVKYFNETLDLMQKGENTEALESLQKAEISAQKAEDGPILFHILKVRGQLLQSLDMLEEALETYAFSLIMSEKLLSEDPGNKLYTDTLHLNLNNLGNLGNTFQRMGNFSSSRQAYEIGIEICQNLLASYPENEFYRMYAGNTLNNLGELLFTMGEPDEAKEKFEEALKTYSLLLKNSPDNPEYLSDTAMTLNNLGTLYSEKGQKAEAKENFEKALDILKKLSEKEPGNEKLREEVRLTREKFEAV; encoded by the coding sequence AAACCCTGGACCTGATGCAAAAAGGGGAAAACACTGAAGCCCTCGAATCCCTCCAGAAAGCCGAAATCTCCGCCCAGAAAGCAGAAGACGGACCCATTTTGTTCCACATCCTGAAAGTAAGAGGGCAGCTGCTCCAGTCCCTGGACATGCTTGAAGAAGCCCTCGAAACCTACGCCTTTTCCTTAATTATGAGCGAAAAACTCCTCTCCGAAGATCCGGGAAACAAACTTTACACCGACACCCTCCACCTGAACCTCAACAACCTCGGAAACCTCGGCAATACTTTCCAGAGAATGGGCAACTTTTCTTCCTCAAGACAGGCATATGAAATCGGCATCGAAATCTGCCAGAACCTCCTCGCTTCCTACCCGGAAAACGAATTTTACCGGATGTACGCCGGAAACACCCTCAACAACCTCGGAGAACTGCTTTTCACAATGGGCGAGCCCGATGAAGCAAAAGAAAAATTCGAAGAAGCCCTCAAAACCTATTCCCTCCTCCTCAAAAACTCCCCGGACAACCCCGAATACCTCTCAGACACAGCAATGACCCTCAACAACCTCGGAACCCTCTATTCCGAAAAAGGGCAAAAAGCAGAGGCAAAAGAAAACTTTGAAAAAGCGCTTGATATCCTGAAAAAACTGAGTGAAAAAGAACCGGGGAATGAAAAGCTAAGGGAAGAAGTCAGACTCACGCGGGAAAAGTTTGAAGCGGTTTGA